One stretch of Elusimicrobiota bacterium DNA includes these proteins:
- a CDS encoding site-specific DNA-methyltransferase has product MARKKASTENKTDTYRHPESESPMRPDVGTQAQFKKQKFPRTYRYDSSLSPALNWDGQNPTREQGEAAIREVLEAKTLEDAKAAASKLKALGKPFLDWAGKAERFSFDVPTLPLFVHERLSTQAILETIKSHKTDKQLNFDDLFGDPRHSIADQVLKAYEHKDKWVNRMVLGDSLVVMNSLLHYEGLGGQVQMIYMDPPYGVKFGSNFQPFVRQRDIGSVDHNDDESLTREPEMVQAYRDTWEFGVHSYLTYLRDRLLLCRDLLAPTGSIFVQISDVNLHHVREVMDEVFGEENFVSQISFQTTSGFETKTIATLGDFLLWYAKDKKQVKVHKLFEKRELVPGEGNATWVLLANGDYRGVTAAEKRGESPLPERAKLYNPDNIQSQGASSEPQPFEFEGKVYEPGGNSHWKANYPEGMNRLAKAGRIHVAKNSIRFRRFSDDFPYKERGNIWTDTISGNFTDEKIYVVQTNAKVVQRCMLLTTNPGDLVLDPTCGSGTTAYCAEGWGRRWITIDTSRVPLALARQRILTATFPWFKLIDDSRGPAAGFNYERRQNAKGEEVGGIIPHITLESIANNAPPDEEVLFDKPEDINNVVRVAGPFTLEATIPTPIDWEGDPSTSKKSETAEGDFTFVERMLEVLRKSPILRLDGKRTVTLKNLRLPAKALSLSAEGMVVNGKDKTVALVFGPENGAVSEKLVFEAAREATAKNYATLYVIGFAIQANARALIEKCESIVGIPAIYIQATPDLMMGDLLKSMRSSQIFSVCGLPEIKVSAKEECSKETRYQVELLGFDVFDPATMEVVHRAGDDVPAWFLDTNYNDLCFHVSQAFFPRTSAWDNLKRALKAEYSEKVWDHLAGRVSAPFGGGEHQQIAVKVIDDRGNELLVVKSLKGIK; this is encoded by the coding sequence ATGGCTCGTAAAAAAGCATCGACGGAAAACAAGACAGACACTTACCGACACCCGGAATCTGAAAGCCCTATGCGGCCAGACGTGGGAACGCAGGCACAATTCAAGAAGCAAAAATTTCCAAGAACATACCGTTACGATTCATCCCTTTCCCCCGCGCTGAATTGGGACGGCCAGAACCCCACCCGAGAGCAGGGAGAGGCGGCCATTCGGGAAGTGTTGGAAGCGAAGACCCTGGAAGACGCTAAAGCCGCCGCATCAAAGTTAAAGGCGCTTGGTAAACCGTTTCTTGATTGGGCCGGAAAGGCGGAGCGCTTTTCCTTCGATGTCCCAACCCTTCCCCTGTTTGTCCATGAACGGCTTTCAACTCAGGCGATTCTCGAAACCATCAAGAGCCACAAGACCGACAAGCAGTTGAACTTTGATGACCTTTTCGGCGATCCGCGGCACTCCATTGCAGACCAAGTCCTGAAGGCGTATGAACACAAGGACAAATGGGTCAACCGGATGGTGCTGGGGGATTCTTTGGTTGTGATGAACTCCCTCCTTCATTATGAGGGTCTTGGCGGCCAAGTTCAGATGATCTACATGGACCCGCCCTATGGGGTGAAATTCGGAAGCAACTTCCAGCCATTTGTCCGACAACGGGATATCGGTAGCGTTGACCATAACGATGATGAGAGCCTTACGAGAGAGCCGGAAATGGTTCAGGCCTATAGAGACACTTGGGAGTTCGGGGTCCACTCATACCTGACGTATCTTAGGGACCGGCTTCTCCTTTGCCGTGATTTGCTTGCCCCCACAGGAAGCATTTTTGTCCAAATCAGCGACGTTAACCTTCATCACGTTAGAGAGGTTATGGACGAAGTGTTCGGCGAAGAGAATTTTGTTTCTCAAATTTCTTTCCAAACGACTTCCGGCTTTGAGACAAAAACAATCGCAACCCTTGGGGACTTCTTACTTTGGTACGCCAAGGATAAGAAACAGGTTAAGGTCCACAAGCTTTTTGAAAAGAGGGAGCTTGTCCCTGGTGAGGGCAATGCGACATGGGTATTGTTGGCTAATGGTGACTATCGAGGTGTAACTGCCGCCGAGAAGCGCGGAGAGTCCCCATTGCCGGAAAGGGCTAAACTATATAACCCTGACAATATTCAGTCCCAAGGTGCATCTTCAGAACCACAGCCCTTTGAGTTTGAAGGGAAAGTTTATGAGCCGGGCGGAAACAGCCACTGGAAAGCTAATTATCCGGAGGGAATGAATAGGCTTGCGAAGGCAGGTCGAATTCATGTTGCCAAAAACAGCATTCGATTCCGTCGGTTTTCTGATGATTTTCCTTACAAGGAACGCGGCAATATTTGGACTGACACGATCTCCGGGAATTTCACCGATGAAAAGATTTATGTCGTCCAAACAAATGCAAAAGTAGTTCAGCGCTGCATGTTACTCACTACTAACCCCGGGGATTTGGTTCTTGATCCCACCTGTGGAAGCGGGACGACAGCCTATTGCGCTGAAGGATGGGGGCGGAGATGGATCACGATTGACACCAGCCGTGTCCCGCTCGCTTTGGCTCGGCAGAGGATTCTCACCGCCACGTTCCCTTGGTTTAAATTGATTGATGATTCCCGAGGGCCAGCCGCAGGCTTCAATTACGAGAGACGCCAGAATGCAAAAGGGGAGGAGGTCGGTGGAATCATCCCTCATATCACTCTAGAGAGCATTGCCAATAATGCACCGCCTGACGAGGAAGTCCTTTTTGATAAACCGGAGGACATCAACAATGTGGTCCGTGTTGCTGGTCCATTTACGCTTGAGGCCACTATCCCCACCCCCATTGACTGGGAAGGTGACCCATCCACATCAAAGAAGTCCGAGACCGCGGAAGGCGACTTCACTTTTGTGGAGAGGATGCTGGAGGTCCTCCGAAAGAGTCCAATCTTAAGATTGGATGGAAAACGGACGGTGACGCTTAAAAATCTTCGTCTCCCGGCAAAGGCGTTGTCCTTGTCCGCCGAAGGGATGGTCGTCAACGGGAAGGATAAGACTGTTGCATTGGTCTTTGGTCCGGAGAATGGGGCGGTAAGTGAAAAATTAGTATTCGAGGCGGCGAGGGAAGCTACCGCCAAAAACTACGCCACGCTTTACGTGATTGGGTTCGCAATTCAAGCGAATGCGCGAGCATTAATCGAAAAATGCGAAAGCATCGTTGGTATCCCTGCGATTTACATACAAGCCACGCCTGACCTGATGATGGGAGACCTTTTAAAGAGCATGAGGAGTAGCCAGATATTCAGCGTTTGCGGGCTTCCTGAAATTAAGGTTTCCGCCAAGGAGGAGTGCAGCAAAGAAACCCGATATCAAGTCGAGCTACTGGGTTTTGACGTCTTTGATCCGGCTACAATGGAGGTGGTTCACCGCGCCGGGGACGATGTCCCGGCGTGGTTCTTGGACACAAATTACAATGACCTCTGCTTCCACGTCTCTCAAGCATTCTTTCCCAGGACCAGCGCATGGGACAATCTAAAAAGAGCGCTCAAAGCCGAATACAGCGAGAAGGTCTGGGACCATTTGGCGGGAAGGGTCAGCGCACCGTTTGGCGGCGGAGAACATCAACAGATTGCCGTCAAAGTCATCGATGATCGCGGTAATGAGTTGCTCGTCGTTAAGAGCCTCAAAGGGATCAAGTGA